Part of the Zea mays cultivar B73 chromosome 4, Zm-B73-REFERENCE-NAM-5.0, whole genome shotgun sequence genome is shown below.
GGCAACATCAATATTTTCAAGCTTTGCACTAAAAGGATAAGATTCCTCCTCGGCCAGCATGGATGGTGCATCAGCTGTGGGGCCTGAAGGAGCATCAGCCAATCTCTGATCAGTGCACAAGCTATCCACATTAACACTGTCAGTACAGCAATCAGAGTTTGCAATTAATGGTTCCACACACCAACTCCTTTCCTTGTCCACCTTGGCATCCAGCGATACCACGTCAGGTAATGGGATAGCATCACCATGCTGATTTCTTAACACCTGGTTCAAGCTTTCGTCATTGACTCTGATATTGAAGTCATTACAATGGCTTACATCCTGCTTCAGTTCAGCACTGCCCTCAGTGCCTACAGTAGCATATAATGATGTCTGATTACTAGAAGGCATCATCCCACTGTCATGTTTGATTATTAAGGCCTGATCCAAGCTCTCTTCATCATGTGCTTTACAAGAGACATTTCTATTAGCACAAGTATTCAACGAACTGCTGTCAGGACCTGAGACCCTACAATCACCCATGTGACTGCTTATCAAGTATTGGCAGGAATCCACCTGCACTTTGTCACTGGGCTCGCCAATATCAGGACTTGAGCTGCTTATTAACAAGTTTGATTGATTCAACACAGAGTCTGGGCTATTAGATAAGCTCAGTTTAGCTTCACATAAAGTTTCCTTCAGCTTAACCGGATTGGGTCGAGCAGGCATCAACTTTTTCAAAGCCGCAAGCTCCATCATTTGATGAATGACGGCTGCAGAAATACGACATCTTTTCATGTTCTAAAAAGCAAAAGAGTGCAATGATGATATGATCCACCTAACAGTCCACATACCTTCCAGAGGCTTTGGTGCAACATCAAATTGGTGCCACCAAACATGCGCTCCATGCAAGGGAAGCTTGATATTGTGAAGCTTTGCAGCCAGATAAAGGGAACCAGCAGCTATGTACTGGGGTTTATACTGTAGACACAATGTTGTTTTAAGCCTGAATATAAGTAGCAGAATTAATACATCCGATTTGCAATATTAAAAATATTGGCATTGATAAATATTGAAATAGCTTATCATATACCAGTCATTCACAAAGTTCCATGCTACTTGTTTCACTTCTTTTTGATTGATGCCAAGATTTTGCATGGCATCAAGAAGTGGTCTATAAGGATGCTGAATGTTGAAATCAAATCGAATAGTTGTAAGAAGCAATCTCTCTCCGATCAAAATGAGCGCTTTCTGCTTCTCAAAAACATCCTGTATAATATATGCTGATGAAACACTGGATGGGCAACAACATAAAAGTTTGAAACATTAATTTAGTGGTACCTTCTGACGGATCCTTTGAGCCGCAGCAGTGTCCCGCCTATACATTGTTTCATAGGCCACTCTAACTACATGGTCCAGGGGACAAGGAGTATCTTCAACTTTCGACGCCAGAAATACACATACTGTTGCAACTGTCTGAAATAGGGTAATGACAAAAGGAACCATTAAAACCAGTAAAAGGAAATAAAAGTAAGTTCCAGAAGAACTACTGGTCCACAATAAGCATACCACAAATAGATTATGTACTTGAAACAGAGTAAATATTACGAACATACAGAATAAAACAGAAATTACTACTGGTGTTCGACATAACTAGGGGTTGCATGATAACAGTGAGATGATTTCTGGAAAAGTGATCTTGTAAATATGAACTAAACAGATCTTACAAAACTAAGAAAAGAAATGCAGTGAAGTAAGCCATTTCTATAAAACTTACTGGTGAATATGTAATTTACAAGATGATCCGTCAAAGTATGTCAAACTTGCTTAAGTTGTAACAGTAAGTTGCAACCCAGTTGGCTGGTCGGGGTTAAGTAACTTCAATAGGAAAGTTCTGAATGCATTTGCCCAGTTATGACGAAGTATTGTACTTAATCACAATAGTATCATATCTGACAAACACAAACTTCCTAGGTAAACTGAAAATAACTCTTAACTACCTCAAAACTTTTTAGTATACTAGGAGAAGTCAATCAGGACTTAAAAGTTCTAAAAAGAAGTTTTCCAATAACATGTGTCATGTGGGGCCACCAGTACACGCCAGGGATTACATTCTCGTTTCGTGATTTCAAAAACCGTTTTGTTGACCAAAATTTGACTATTatattttcaaatttgaaatcgaAATACATAAAAAATCACACCGGTTTTCATTTCTCGGTAGACATCGAAAACGAGAAAAACTACCGAAATTTGCTGGTTACCGACCGGGAAGGTAATCCCTGGTACACGCACCAGACCCATGCCAGAGATGCCGCCAAGAACACGCAGCGCGTGTCAAACGCGCTGTAGGCATGATCACTGCAGCTAGTGTCAGGCCTGCATAGTTTAGTTGGTAGGAAACTACGGTGCCTCAATTTGAGGAGCTTTTCCATCTATTGTTCGTTAGAGGCTACGTGCCTATTTACATCTTGTATTGGAACACTTGACGATTAAGCAATGATTAAACTTTCTACTGCTAATCTCCTCCCTCAACATAGGGTGCAGAGGGGAGAAACCTTCACCCCATTCCCGGCCATGACTACGAACTATGTAGTCGAGGTCCAGTAGTCAAGGTCCAGCTACTCTGAGCCCTGGTGCCCTTGACACATTGTAGCAGGTAAATGATCCCTTTGAAATGTCCAATCACGAAGTGATCATGACTCTTGAGGTAGAGTAGCATCAAGATGAATCAGCAATTAGCATGTAATCAGAAAACTAAtacagtaatattattacaagatAAAATACTTCAAATGGTTTGAAGGATATTCTGTAATGTTAAGTTAGACATGGTGGAGAACATATTTCCAACAAATGCTTGGCAATGAAACTCTGCACTCTTGTCGCTTTTCATAGACATCAGCAACCATCACTGGCACAACAATATAATCTCTCACCTGCCATCCATTTTTGGCAAGGGACTGGTGTAAATAGAAGCGATGGCAAAGCATGACTGCTGTTGCTAGTGTCATCTGAGGTCTGTGAAAAAAAAAGTTGTTACCACATATAGAAAATCTTACCAAAGTTGCTAAAATAATAGTCTAGTAGCAGAGTCAAACATGTTGGTCGTATAACCAAAAAAACTGTCTTACGAAAAAAAAGGAAGTCATTTATGTTCATGAGAGATTAGGAAAATGTAAACAATCATGTTATGAGCCACAATATAAAGTAGTACCCCTCCAtcccaaaatataattcgttttagactAATCATATATTCATCATTAAGTAACATATGAATGAGTTTGCATGTATGTCTATATTCATTATCATTTGAATGAATGTGGACGGAAAAAATGTGGgctagaaagaactatattttggaacggagggagtataaacTAAGAACACTCTCGAATACGGTTGAACAAAGTCAATTTCACTTAAGAGAGCCAAAAATAGTTTCTTACAGCTTCAGCCTGATGCCAACATCCCGGATAAATGAACAATATAAATGCCGAATTTCTGATTCCTTGTTTTCAGTAATACCATCTTTCCTTGATGGAGAAAATTTCTCTAGTTCTTCCCTGGTGAAGTACCAAGAGTACATGCATTCATGTGATGATTTCTCAAGGATATTGGGCACCCCATCCATCAGTATGTCTGAGACACCCTGTTGGATGGGCTCTGTGCAACCTCCTATAAATCGAGATAAAGTTGAAGGAATCGTAATTAATTGTATCCTGGATGTTGGAAGTTTTGCGAAGCAACCTGTAGAATTGACATGTCTTTAGAACCAAATATCCAGTGTTTTGCATTGATATACTGCTAGAGAAAAGCAAGAACATATAAATGTAGAGAAATAAAAAATATTTCTATTTATATAAGTAACGACTATAACATGCAGGGAAGCTATGTCTTTGGCTGCTTTAATGGGTTTTTTATGGCAAGCAACTCAATTAGCAGCGCCCAATTGATAAGTCACGGAGTTTTTGGACTTCCACTGTAAAATGAGCATAGGCCTGATCAACAAGCTAAAATCCACTCTATTTCATCACTAATAGAATCATGATGTGGTGTTAAACTATCACTGTGTGTGTTGGGTTGATGGGGTCGAAGGGTAGTTTTAGGCCTGCCAAGTCTATTTTGTTGTATAAACAATACGTTCCCGATCGTTGTTCATGAAGAAGGTGTTACGGAATACTGTTGAAGTGGATGGTTACTAATAGAACATTCTGCTTCGCAAAATGGTGTCACCAGTTAGGTAATTTTCATGGAACTATCTTGAAAACAAAGCCCACAGCCTAGCCTGGGTATTTCAGACTCACTAACAACAATCCATCTTCGAGGTCGGAAATACTAACCACATTCTGCAAGCCCATGTGTGCCCTCCCCTCATGGTTTAGTAAACAGAATCTAAGTGTTTAAAGATTTCCAGAAACAGCAAAGAAAACATTGAGAAACAAGACAAGTAGATATATTTCTGATTTACTAAGGCGTTGTTTGGATAAACTCAATCCCCCCAATCCATAATTGGAGTGGAAAACGGACTACTTTTCCACCACAACAGTCAAGCCCTTCCAAAACGtatggattgaaggggattgctGTGtttccaaacaagccctaaggaTAAGTAAGTCAAAACTCATGACTCATAGCAATTGGAACTCCAATCTATTTAAGGCAGCTTAGAAGATGCAATACGAACACTGTCAAGCACACAAGTCCTGCTCTTTTGGTTGAATATCAATAGTTTAACTTCAAGCTCAGCCCGCACCATCCTCACATGAAAAATTACTAGGATGATTTTTCAGGTAGGTAAAACAGGCTAATTCAGCAGGTACAGGATAGAGGCATAGAGCTTGTGGGGTGGAGTAATAATAGCACTAAAAGCTTTGTGAAGACAAAACTTGTCATTTATTTGAATACAATAAACACGAGCCTAATTTCCACCAAATTCACGACAGTTTTTATTTCTACCCATGCACCTTATATACAGAATTAAAAATTAGCAAACTTGACACCTGGGGCGGACCCAGTAAAGGACATGGGTATACATGTAGAATCGATTGATTTTGCAAAAAGAACGAAAATAATCAAAGTTTGCAGGCATAATACATGTATACTACACTTGTAATTGGATCAGATCAGATCCAAACAGAAATAGCTTGGGTTTGGGAGGGAGCTCGATTTCGCACGGCAGGAACGGAAGAGAAAGGGTGGGCGTACCCGATGGGTGCTCGTCGCCGGTGAAGGTCCCGAAGTAGAGGCCTGGGCACGGCGGCAGCGGGGACCGCCAAGTCGTCGCCACCAGAAACAGATAGAGCGCACGCGAGGGCACGGGACTACGGGAGAACGACGCGAGAGAACAGAAGCAAGGCCGCAGTGTGTAAACGTTTCGGGCCATTTTCGGAATCC
Proteins encoded:
- the LOC100280496 gene encoding Cyclin-T1-2, giving the protein MARNVYTLRPCFCSLASFSRSPVPSRALYLFLVATTWRSPLPPCPGLYFGTFTGDEHPSGCFAKLPTSRIQLITIPSTLSRFIGGCTEPIQQGVSDILMDGVPNILEKSSHECMYSWYFTREELEKFSPSRKDGITENKESEIRHLYCSFIRDVGIRLKLPQMTLATAVMLCHRFYLHQSLAKNGWQTVATVCVFLASKVEDTPCPLDHVVRVAYETMYRRDTAAAQRIRQKDVFEKQKALILIGERLLLTTIRFDFNIQHPYRPLLDAMQNLGINQKEVKQVAWNFVNDWLKTTLCLQYKPQYIAAGSLYLAAKLHNIKLPLHGAHVWWHQFDVAPKPLEAVIHQMMELAALKKLMPARPNPVKLKETLCEAKLSLSNSPDSVLNQSNLLISSSSPDIGEPSDKVQVDSCQYLISSHMGDCRVSGPDSSSLNTCANRNVSCKAHDEESLDQALIIKHDSGMMPSSNQTSLYATVGTEGSAELKQDVSHCNDFNIRVNDESLNQVLRNQHGDAIPLPDVVSLDAKVDKERSWCVEPLIANSDCCTDSVNVDSLCTDQRLADAPSGPTADAPSMLAEEESYPFSAKLENIDVARIKGLLMKRKSRREIQDRAIASDGLSEEDWIERELESGIVTNQEANCAAISDELSDEAWIERELESGIVVGPRNEQAITFDGLSEDDWIERELESGIIVEPAPATKKRKLESSC